The Gloeobacter violaceus PCC 7421 DNA window GCTGCACTACACCAAAGATTTTCAGCTCAATTTGTGCGTCTGCCCGGCCTGCGGTCACCATGAGCGGGTGGGTGCTCCCGAGCGTATCCCCCAACTGGTGGACCCCGACAGTTGGGTTTCCACCGATGATCATCTGCTCGCCAACGATCCGCTTGGCTTCAACGACATCAAGAGCTACCCCGAGCGCCTCGCCCAGGCGCGCGAGAAGACTGGGCTTTCCGACGCCATCGTCACGGGGCTTGCCACCCTCGAAGGTCGGCCGATCGCCCTTGGAGTGATGGATTTTCGGTTCATGGGCGGCAGCATGGGCTCGGTGGTGGGTGAGCGGATCACCCGGCTGGTCGAGCGGGCCACCGCCGAGCGGCGGGCGGCGATTCTGGTGTGCGCCTCGGGTGGGGCGCGCATGCAGGAAGGCGTGCTCTCGCTGGTACAGATGGCCCGCACCAGTGCGGCACTGCAGAACCACCGCTCCGACCGGCAGCTGTTCGTCTCAGTGCTCACCAACCCAACTACCGGCGGCGTGACGGCAAGTTTTGCGATGCTGGGCGACATTATCCTGGCGGAGCCCAAGGCCACGATCGGTTTTGCCGGTCGCCGCGTTATCGAGCAGACTCTGCGCCAGAAATTGCCCGAAGGGTTTCAGACTGCGGAGTTTTTGCTCAAACACGGATTTGTCGATCGCATCGTCGAGCGCGCCCAGTTGCGCCCGACGCTTGCCAGGATTCTGCGCCTGCACGGGGTGGGGCAGGTGCAGGCCTACCGCCCGTCGCCCCAGGCTTCGCTTGCCCAGGAGCAACAGTAGTCACAGGCGGGATATAGCTCCCAGAGCGCAAGGCGGCTATCGTTGAGGTTGGCCACGGTTGATGCAGCGATGACAGGCACGCAACTGCGGGATTTTCTGCAGCGCAAGTGGGGAAGACCCTACGACGTTCGACTATTTCGCCGCGGCGATCGCCTGTATTTGCAGGTGATGTGGCGCTACCTGGGGCAGGGAACCTTTGCCCTGAGCGAAGCCCAGTACGACGCACACCTCGAGCGCATTGGCCGGCAGTTGCGCGAACTGGGTGTCGAGGAGCAGGTGATCGCCTTTTTGGAGCGCACCCGCGAGAAGCCGCGCATCGGCCGGGCGGTGTCGCTGCCTTTACAGCTGCCTGAATAACCTCTCATCTGCTTTTCATATCGGGCTTAGGGCGCTTTGCGACGGTTGAAGTGGGCTTGCGGAGCGACTTCGCTTCAGCCCTACCTTTCAGCTCGGTAAGGATGATCCCATGCAAAAAAAGCTGGCCCTGGCCCTGGGGATGTGTTTGCTGTTGCAATGGCCTTTGTTGGCGGAGACCCGTCCCAAATATGCCGTTGATCTGGGCGGCGGTCGGATGGGGATGGCCCATCTGCGCGAAGGTGGACGGCTTTTGGATCTTTACGGCGCCAACAGCCGCTATGTGAGCACTTTCAGGCTTCAGCGCGCCGAGCACCATTTTCAGGATGCGAGCGGTTCCTTTGCCTGGTACGCCGCCAATGAAAAGGGCAATGTGATTCTTTTTCGCGACGGCAGACCGGGGCTAGTGCAGCTTGAAGGCCAGGCAGGCGGTGCTGCGCTTCTGGCCCAGGGTTTATTTTTTTTGGAGCGCGGCATCGCGACGCAGGAGGCAACCCGGATGCTGCGCCAGGCGGCGGAGCGCTTCGAAGCCGAAGGGGATGCGGCCGGAGCCGAGCAAGCCCGCGCAGCCCTCGCTCGGCTCGAAGGCACCGGCGGTTAGGGCGGTTTTTTTCGTTGCCCGGGCAACGACGGCAAGTTGTCTGGAAACCTTGATGGTCGAGGGTTTTTGCCATGACACCCGGCGGTTGGTGTGGCACGACAGTCTGTGGAGCGAGAGGCGGAACCCCCTTCGGGTTCCCCTCTCGCGCTCTCCAACCTCCCCGCGTCGAGGGGGTGCCACCCCCCCGACACCCCCCGGACTTAGCGGCATGGTTGGGAACGAGGCTTGGTGGGTGGGATCGGTTTATTCTTCCAGGGCCTGCACGACGCGTGTCGACTGCGGCGATGGGGCTGGCTGGTCGTTGGGCTGCAAGTGTATCGGAGAGTGAGGCAGTTTAAATGCCGTGCATAATCTGATGGGTAGTGTCCGGCGGCGGGCGGGTTGGTGGACAAATGCACGCAGCCCCATAAGATGAAAGCAAGCGCGCGACCAAAAGCCATGTGGTACTACGATCCCACCCGCCCTCTGCCCTCCTCGGCGGAGCTTCCCGACTCCGACGATGCCCCCGTGGATAACGAACTGCAGGAACTGATTCCCGTACTGCTGCGCTCGATTCTCGACGAGCTGTGGCAGGAGCGCCGCGACTGGCTGTTTGCCATCGACATGGGCGTCTACTACGACCCCGAGCTGCCCGCTATCGTCCCCGACGGCTTCATCAGCCTGGGCGTCGAGCGGGTCATCGATGAGAATTTGCGCCCGAGCTATGTGCTCTGGGAAGAAAACGGCATCGTCCCCTGCTTCGTGCTGGAGGTGGTCTCCCAGACCTACCGGGGCGAGTACGACAAGAAACTGCAGCAGTACGCGCGCCTGGGCGTGCCCTGCTACGCCGTATACGACCCGAGCTTGAGCCCCCGGCGGCGACGGCGGCACGCGCCGCTGGAGGTTTACAGGCTGGTGGATGGGGCTTACCAGTTGCAACCGACTGAGGGGCCAGTCTGGATACCGCAGTTGCAGCTTGCCCTCGGGCGGGAAGCCGGCACTTTCCGGGCGGTGACGCGCGAGTGGCTCTACTGGTACGACGAGCGGGGAAACCGCTACCCCACCCCAGGCGAACTGCTCGAACAATCCCGGCAGCAACTGCGCCTTGAGCAGCAGCGCGCCGAACAGGAGCGACAAAGAGCCGAGCAGGAGCGACAAAGAGCTGAGGTTCTGGAGCGGCGCCTGCGCGAACTGGGCGTCGATCCTGACGGTTGAAGGGCGGCCCGCCGCCAGTGGTCATAATGGAACTTTCCACCGGTCCTTGCCATGGCCTACGAGCCCCTGCACCATAAATACCGCCCCCAGCGCTTCGGTGATGTGGTGGGGCAGGGACCGATCGTCACCACCCTCACCAACGCCCTCAAAGCGGGTCGCATCGCCCATGCGTATTTATTCACCGGCTCGCGGGGCACCGGTAAAACCACTACCGCCCGGTTGATCGCCAAGGCCCTCAACTGCATCCACGGTCCCACCCCCGACCCCTGCGGGCGCTGCGAACAGTGCCTGGCCATCGCCACCGGCAGCGCCCTCGATGTCATCGAGATCGACGCCGCCTCGAACACCGGCGTCGACAACATCCGCGAACTCATCGAGCGCGCCCAGTTCGCTCCGGTCCAGAGCAGACAAAAAGTATACATACTTGACGAAGTTCATATGCTCAGCTCTGCAGCGTTCAATTGCCTGCTCAAGACGCTGGAGGAGCCCCCCGCGCATGTAACCTTTGTACTGGCTACTACCGATCCCCAAAAAGTGTTGCCCACGGTGATTTCGCGCTGCCAGCGCTTCGATTTTCGGCGTATCCCGCTTACGGACATGGTCAAGCATCTGGAGGAGATCGCCTGGAAAGAGGACATCGACATCGAGCACGAAGCGGTCGAACTGGTGGCGCAGATTGCCCAGGGGGGATTGCGCGACGCTGAGAGTCTGCTCGATCAACTCGCTTTGCTCGAAGGGACTATCGGGGCAGAACGGATCTGGCAACTGGTGGGGGCGGTTCCCGAGCGGGAGTTGCTCGTCATCGGCGAGTGCATCCAGGCCGGGGACAGCACGCGGCTCATCGAGCAGGTGCGCCGGTTGCTCGACAGCGGTAAGGAGCCTTTGCAGGTACTGCAGGATCTGCTCGGGTTCTACCGGGATCTGCTCATCGCCCACACCGCCCCCGATCGGCGGGATCTGGTGGCGGTGACCGCCGCGAGCTGGCAGCAGATGTGCGAGCGGGCTAAGACCCTGAGTATTCCGCAGCTGCTGGCGCTGCAGGAGCGATTGCGCCAGGCGGAACCGCAGATCAAAACCTCCACCCAACCGAGGCTGTGGCTGGAGGTGGGGTTGCTGGGACTGCTGGCTTCCCCCAGCCAAAATCAGCCGGTTGCACTCGCCCCGGCTGCGGCCAGACCCGCCGCTCCAGTCCCGGTCCCGCCGCCGCGCCCGGCTGAGGAGCGGCCGACCCCACCGCCTCCTGCTGCGCCGCGTGGGGTCGAGGAGCGGCCCAACTCCGTACCGCAACCGCCGGTCGAGCCAACTCCGCCCCAGCGCCCACAAGTTCCACCCCCGTCGATTGAACCGGCGGCAGCCATTCACCGGCCGGCCAGACCGTCGGGGTCCACCCCCGACGGCACCGGCCTGCGCGAGCGGTGGCCGGAGTGGATCCGCCTGATTCCCCAGCCGACCCAGAGCTTGATGTCTTCGAGCTTCTGGCTGGAGGAGACTCCCAAGCGCCTGGTCATCGGCTTTACCACCGAGCCCCTGGTAAAGCGGGCCAGCGAGCCCCGGCGCCTCAAGCAGATTCAGGAAGTGCTCCAGCAATTTTTGGGCCGGCCGATCGAAGTGCAGTTCCATATCGGCAAAGCCCCTGCTGCCGCACCGGCCGTTGCGGTTGCCTCTTCCCAGTCGGCCGCCTACACTCCGCCACCGGTGAGTTTTAGCCCGCCGGCACCTCCTGAAGTAACCCCTGTTTCTCCGACGACCGTCGCGCCGCCGAGCGCGGCAAAGCCGCCGCTCAGCGACGAGGAACCGGACGAACTCGACCGCGCCGCCCGCGGCCTCGCCGAATTTTTTAACGGCGAGGTGATCAGTTTCGACGGCGAAGCGGAGGAGCTGCCGGGTGCCACCCAGCCCGGCGCCGCCGAGGTGAGCGACATCGACGATGACGAAGACATTCCGTTTTGAGCGTTCCCGGACTGCTTCTCGGCTTGCCGGAGACTTTCACGCATATACTCTTTGAGTGATAATTCCCAGGTCACAGGATCTCGGCATCAGGTGAGCACCGAACGTCACTCCAGAGCGCGCGCCCGTCCGGCTTGGAATTGGCTGCTTTTCGCCATAGCCTACGGTTGGATCCCGGCAGTACCCAGCCTCGCTCTACCCACCGTCGCGGACCTGCTGCCGGACATGAGCACCCGGGCCGGCGATCTGCTGGTCCAGTCCTCCGGTGATGCTTCGCCCGCCGAGCCCACGAGTCCCGGCAACGACAGCGATCTGCTGCCTGCGGTCACCGTCACCGCCACGCGCAGAAGCGAGCCCATTCTCGACGTGCCGACGGCGACCACGATTGTCCCTAGCGCCCAGGCTCAAGAGCGAACCCAGACGGATCTTGCGGATCTGCTGCGCGGCGAGACGGGCGTGTACGTGCGCGCCACCAACCCGAGCGCCGGATCGCCCGTGATCCGGGGAGCGACCGGCCGGGATGTGCTGTTGTTGGTGGACGGCTTTCGGCTTTCGCCCGCTTTCGCGCGCCCGAACGTTCAGTACCAGAGCCTGGTCGATCCGTTCTTCATCGATCAAATCGAGATTGTACGCGGACCGGTTTCGACGCTCTACGGTTCGGATGCCATGGGCGGGGCCACCAACGTGATCACTCCGAGCTTCAAAGCGGGCGAACCCGCCTTTCGCCTGCACACCGACTACAACACCAACCCGGCAGGGAGCAGCACGTACTTTCAGTACCAGGGCGGCAGTGAGCGTGCGTGGGCGATGATGGGCCTCACTTACCGCAGCTTCGGCGATCTGGCCGTTGGGGCCGCTCCCGACTTGCAGGTGATCTTCCCCAATCCCACGGCGCGCATCGGCCGCTCGGGCTACGAGTACTACGGCGCCAATTTCAAAGGGGAAGTGCGCCTGGCGGACAACCAGTTTTTGACCCTTACCACCCAGTACAGCCGCATCCCGACCGTCCAGCGCCAGGACGGGATCATCCAGGGTTATGGCGAGAACGTCACCTCTGCCCAGCGCGGCTTTTCGCCCCAGGGGCGCACCTTCTTCCTGGGCGAGTACCGGGCGGTTTTTAATCATTCCTGGCTAGACGAAGTGCGCGTGCGTCTGGGTTATCAGCAGATCCAGGACGATCGCTTCCAGCGCAATTTTGCCCGGCCCCGGCCGAGCTTTCCCGACTACGGCAGCGGCACCCCGAGCCCCGACATCACCCTGGAGAGCAACTTCTCGGATCTGATCGGCACCTCGGCGGTGCTCAAGAGCACTTGGGGCAATAACGTTTTCACCTACGGCGCGGAGGCCTACTTCGACCTGGTGGGCAGCACCCGATCGATACGCAACGACACAACCGGTACCATCCCCGACCCGAACGGTTCGCGCTACGTCGACGGCTCGACATTCAACCAGTACGGTCTATTTGTGCAGGATGAGATCGACTGGAGTACCCAGTTCAAGACCCTGCTTGGGCTGCGCTATTCGCTAGTGGATGTATCCGTTCCCTTCAGTGCCGTGCGCCCCAACAGTTCCGGCTTCGGCCGCCGCTTCGAGGCGCTCACCGCCAATGCCGGTTTTCTGTATCGTTTTGAGCGGGAGCTGCAGTTTGTCATGAATCTGGGTACGGGCTTTCGCGCTCCGAACATCAACGACCTGGGCAACGCCGGGGAGCGGCGCGCCAGCGACATCAACCTCCCCAATTCCAGCCTCAACCCCGAGAAGGTTTTCTCCGTCGACGGCGGTCTGCGCTGGGCAGGCAGTGACTTTAAAGGCGAAGTGATCGGGTTTTGGAGCCGCTACACCGATCGGATCACCTCGCAGAGCGTGGGTACCGTGGTCAACTCCGACGGCAGCACCTCTGAGGTTTTCCAGTCGGTCAACCGCGACAACGAGACCATCTGGGGAATCGAGTTGGGCGGGCGCTACCGTCTCGGGGATGTCTGGTCGCTCTTTGCCACCGGCACCTTCACCTACGCGGAAGCGCCCCTGGTGGGCGAGACGGTGATCCCGCCCTTTAACGGCGTGCTGGGCGTTCGCTTTGAACCGACGGCGGGAGCCTACATCGAGCCCTACCTACGCTACGCCACCTACCAGGGACGGCTTTCGGAGAATAACCTCACCGATACGCGCATCAACCCAAACGGCACCCCCGGCTTCGTCGTTCCCAACCTGCGGGCCGGTTTTCCCCTCAGCGGCGCGACAACGCTGCGGGTGAACGTCAACAATGTGCTCAACACCAATTACCGCGAGCACGGCA harbors:
- a CDS encoding DUF3067 family protein, translating into MTGTQLRDFLQRKWGRPYDVRLFRRGDRLYLQVMWRYLGQGTFALSEAQYDAHLERIGRQLRELGVEEQVIAFLERTREKPRIGRAVSLPLQLPE
- a CDS encoding Uma2 family endonuclease, which codes for MWYYDPTRPLPSSAELPDSDDAPVDNELQELIPVLLRSILDELWQERRDWLFAIDMGVYYDPELPAIVPDGFISLGVERVIDENLRPSYVLWEENGIVPCFVLEVVSQTYRGEYDKKLQQYARLGVPCYAVYDPSLSPRRRRRHAPLEVYRLVDGAYQLQPTEGPVWIPQLQLALGREAGTFRAVTREWLYWYDERGNRYPTPGELLEQSRQQLRLEQQRAEQERQRAEQERQRAEVLERRLRELGVDPDG
- a CDS encoding TonB-dependent receptor plug domain-containing protein translates to MSTERHSRARARPAWNWLLFAIAYGWIPAVPSLALPTVADLLPDMSTRAGDLLVQSSGDASPAEPTSPGNDSDLLPAVTVTATRRSEPILDVPTATTIVPSAQAQERTQTDLADLLRGETGVYVRATNPSAGSPVIRGATGRDVLLLVDGFRLSPAFARPNVQYQSLVDPFFIDQIEIVRGPVSTLYGSDAMGGATNVITPSFKAGEPAFRLHTDYNTNPAGSSTYFQYQGGSERAWAMMGLTYRSFGDLAVGAAPDLQVIFPNPTARIGRSGYEYYGANFKGEVRLADNQFLTLTTQYSRIPTVQRQDGIIQGYGENVTSAQRGFSPQGRTFFLGEYRAVFNHSWLDEVRVRLGYQQIQDDRFQRNFARPRPSFPDYGSGTPSPDITLESNFSDLIGTSAVLKSTWGNNVFTYGAEAYFDLVGSTRSIRNDTTGTIPDPNGSRYVDGSTFNQYGLFVQDEIDWSTQFKTLLGLRYSLVDVSVPFSAVRPNSSGFGRRFEALTANAGFLYRFERELQFVMNLGTGFRAPNINDLGNAGERRASDINLPNSSLNPEKVFSVDGGLRWAGSDFKGEVIGFWSRYTDRITSQSVGTVVNSDGSTSEVFQSVNRDNETIWGIELGGRYRLGDVWSLFATGTFTYAEAPLVGETVIPPFNGVLGVRFEPTAGAYIEPYLRYATYQGRLSENNLTDTRINPNGTPGFVVPNLRAGFPLSGATTLRVNVNNVLNTNYREHGTTLDAPGFGVNVGIDALF
- a CDS encoding DNA polymerase III subunit gamma/tau, encoding MAYEPLHHKYRPQRFGDVVGQGPIVTTLTNALKAGRIAHAYLFTGSRGTGKTTTARLIAKALNCIHGPTPDPCGRCEQCLAIATGSALDVIEIDAASNTGVDNIRELIERAQFAPVQSRQKVYILDEVHMLSSAAFNCLLKTLEEPPAHVTFVLATTDPQKVLPTVISRCQRFDFRRIPLTDMVKHLEEIAWKEDIDIEHEAVELVAQIAQGGLRDAESLLDQLALLEGTIGAERIWQLVGAVPERELLVIGECIQAGDSTRLIEQVRRLLDSGKEPLQVLQDLLGFYRDLLIAHTAPDRRDLVAVTAASWQQMCERAKTLSIPQLLALQERLRQAEPQIKTSTQPRLWLEVGLLGLLASPSQNQPVALAPAAARPAAPVPVPPPRPAEERPTPPPPAAPRGVEERPNSVPQPPVEPTPPQRPQVPPPSIEPAAAIHRPARPSGSTPDGTGLRERWPEWIRLIPQPTQSLMSSSFWLEETPKRLVIGFTTEPLVKRASEPRRLKQIQEVLQQFLGRPIEVQFHIGKAPAAAPAVAVASSQSAAYTPPPVSFSPPAPPEVTPVSPTTVAPPSAAKPPLSDEEPDELDRAARGLAEFFNGEVISFDGEAEELPGATQPGAAEVSDIDDDEDIPF
- the accD gene encoding acetyl-CoA carboxylase, carboxyltransferase subunit beta yields the protein MDLIEWFKDRRKNGRLSKEERQREIADGLWTKCVSCAALHYTKDFQLNLCVCPACGHHERVGAPERIPQLVDPDSWVSTDDHLLANDPLGFNDIKSYPERLAQAREKTGLSDAIVTGLATLEGRPIALGVMDFRFMGGSMGSVVGERITRLVERATAERRAAILVCASGGARMQEGVLSLVQMARTSAALQNHRSDRQLFVSVLTNPTTGGVTASFAMLGDIILAEPKATIGFAGRRVIEQTLRQKLPEGFQTAEFLLKHGFVDRIVERAQLRPTLARILRLHGVGQVQAYRPSPQASLAQEQQ